The Prunus persica cultivar Lovell chromosome G8, Prunus_persica_NCBIv2, whole genome shotgun sequence genome includes a region encoding these proteins:
- the LOC18767211 gene encoding 5'-methylthioadenosine/S-adenosylhomocysteine nucleosidase 1, giving the protein MSPHGDKSDAAEEALVAETEKRPISTILIVIAMQTEALPVVNKFNLTEDPDSVFPKGVPWVRYHGFYKDLHINLVWPGKDSSLGVDCVGTVSASLVAYAAIQALQPDLIINAGTAGGFKAKGAGIGDVYLACDVAYHDRRIPIPVFDLYGVGLRQACVSPNLQKELNLKVGKLSTGNSLDMSPQDEASIIANDATIKDMEGAAVAYVADLLKVPIIFVKAVTDVVDGEKPTAEEFLQNLSAVTAALEEKITQVIEFINGKCLSDL; this is encoded by the exons atgtCTCCTCACGGCGACAAATCGGACGCTGCAGAGGAAGCCTTGGTTGCTGAAACTGAGAAGCGCCCCATTTCCACCATCCTCATCGTCATCG CTATGCAGACTGAAGCTCTTCCTGTGGTGAACAAGTTCAACCTCACAGAGGACCCTGACTCCGT GTTCCCAAAAGGGGTCCCTTGGGTCCGGTATCATGGGTTTTACAAAGATCTTCATATTAATTTAGTTTGGCCTGGAAAAGATTCATCTTTAG GAGTTGATTGTGTAGGCACAGTTTCTGCGTCTCTTGTGGCCTATGCTGCCATTCAAGCGTTACAGCCAGACCTAATTATCAATGCAGGCACTGCTGGTGGCTTTAAG GCCAAAGGAGCAGGCATCGGTGATGTGTATCTCGCATGTGATGTTGCTTACCATGATAGAAGGATACCCATTCCT GTGTTTGATCTATATGGAGTTGGTTTACGACAAGCCTGTGTATCACCCAATCTTCAAAAGGAACTTAACCTAAAG GTTGGTAAACTGTCTACCGGCAACTCTCTAGATATGTCCCCGCAGGATGAAGCATCGATCATTGCAAATGATGCTACAATTAAAGACATGGAG GGTGCTGCTGTTGCCTATGTGGCAGATCTGTTGAAAGTCCCAATCATATTTGTTAAAGCTGTGACTGATGTAGTAGATGGTGAAAAACCAACTGCAGAAGAATTCTTGCAAAATTTGTCTGCAGTAACTGCTGCTCTTGAAGAGAAGATCACCCAAGTTATCGAGTTTATTAACGGAAAGTGCCTCTCTGATCTTTGA
- the LOC18768830 gene encoding COBRA-like protein 1 has translation FLCFADCYDPLDPNGNFTIIFDTYGWTDDGYLAKVTIQNLFQYRHVDKPGWQIGWIWQQNEVIWSMNGAFATEQGNCSNYKTDIPHSCKKDPEILDLMPDASSDNKSEDCCRSGVLDALAINPSKSFSSFGIKVGNLGGAPFSGHPPLNLTLNAPGPGYTCGPLKSVDPTVSLDFGGRRQRQVFRTWKAICTYSSYLASETPVCCVSLSSFYNPEITSCPKCSCGCREVTDKNFGTCLRPAYPFPAMSLTGDNSGANFMGAQDPVKCTDHMCPIRVHWHVKTSYVDHWRIKLTITNYNYQRNFSNWNVLVQHPGLSMNPITYSFNSKLLQPSFRDAVALFWGIAFVNEELIATDEDGVGSVSTEILLEKDSESFTFKNGWAFPRRVYFNGENCEMPLPDTFPMLPNGTSKTQPPTHWLFHLLIFLISHLLILHAL, from the exons TTTCTTTGCTTTGCAGATTGCTATGATCCTTTGGACCCAAATGGAAACTTTACGATTATTTTCGACACTTATGGTTGGACAGATGACGGCTATTTG GCAAAAGTAACCATCCAAAATTTATTTCAGTATCGTCACGTGGACAAGCCTGGTTGGCAGATTGGGTGGATATGGCAGCAGAATGAAGTCATTTGGTCAATGAATGGTGCCTTTGCCACAGAACAAGGAAACTGCTCAAACTACAAGACTGATATACCACACTCCTGCAAGAAAGATCCTGAAATACTTGATCTCATGCCTGATGCTTCTTCAGATAACAAATCCGAAGACTGCTGCCGCAGTGGTGTTCTTGATGCCCTGGCTATCAATCCCTCCAagtctttctcttcctttggaATTAAAGTTGGCAACTTGGGAGGAGCTCCTTTTTCAGGACATCCACCTCTGAATCTTACTCTGAATGCACCAGGTCCTGGTTACACTTGTGGGCCACTTAAGAGTGTTGATCCCACAGTTTCTTTAGATTTTGGGGGTAGAAGACAGCGCCAAGTTTTCA GAACATGGAAAGCAATATGCACTTATTCCAGTTATTTAGCTAGTGAGACTCCAGTCTGTTGCGTTTCACTCTCTTCATTTTACAATCCTGAGATCACATCATGCCCCAAGTGTAGCTGTGGATGCAGAGAAGTAACAGACAAAAACTTCGGTACATGTTTAAG GCCAGCTTACCCCTTCCCAGCAATGTCACTAACAGGGGATAATTCAGGAGCTAATTTTATGGGTGCTCAAGACCCGGTGAAATGCACAGATCATATGTGCCCTATTCGAGTTCATTGGCATGTCAAGACCAGCTATGTGGATCACTGGAGAATTAAACTTACAATTACTAACTACAACTATCAGAGGAACTTCTCAAACTGGAATGTACTGGTCCAGCACCCTGGTCTCTCCATGAATCCAATAACGTATAGTTTCAACAGCAAATTGCTTCAGCCTAGCTTTAGAG ACGCAGTTGCCCTCTTCTGGGGTATAGCCTTTGTTAATGAAGAGCTGATTGCTACTGATGAGGATGGAGTGGGTTCAGTGTCAACAGAgatacttttggaaaaagactCAGAATCATTCACATTCAAAAATGGATGGGCTTTTCCAAGAAGGGTATATttcaatggagaaaactgTGAGATGCCCTTACCAGACACTTTCCCAATGTTACCAAATGGCACCTCCAAAACACAACCACCAACACATTGGCTCTTCCATCTTCTCATCTTTTTGATTTCCCATCTTCTCATCTTACATGccctttga